In the Acropora muricata isolate sample 2 chromosome 1, ASM3666990v1, whole genome shotgun sequence genome, one interval contains:
- the LOC136925774 gene encoding uncharacterized protein codes for MNQGKEQRRRRRAWLWPRPQNWFRSLLASRDLDFLWKEHFRVTRETFEYLCDLVRVNLQKQHTRFRSPVSVEERVGLALWRLATGNSYRSCGLQFGLGKSTSKGICSEFEQAISNLKDRFIKFPLTIREIRNKMDDFEESYRIPQIMGAIDGCHIEINAPPDNHEDYFNRKQHYSVNLQGIVDSNLKFIHVTVGYPGSIHDARVLRLSGLYDLAENEQILSGPTRNINGTDIRPLLAGDSAYPLTNWLVKPYPDRGRLTPDQRKFNVKFSALRSVVERAFGTLKARWRIALKKVEQKPSTLKKTDCCVRFAQHLY; via the coding sequence ATGAATCAAGGAAAAGAGCAACGAAGACGAAGAAGAGCATGGCTTTGGCCACGTCCACAAAACTGGTTCCGCAGTTTGTTGGCAAGCCGAGATCTCgattttctttggaaagaaCATTTTAGGGTGACACGCGAAACCTTTGAGTACTTATGTGATCTTGTGAgggtgaacttgcaaaagcagCACACGAGGTTTAGATCCCCCGTCAGCGTGGAAGAAAGAGTTGGTCTTGCACTGTGGCGACTGGCAACAGGTAACAGCTACAGAAGTTGTGGGTTGCAATTTGGCCTCGGAAAGTCAACATCGAAGGGTATTTGTAGCGAGTTCGAGCAAGCCATTTCTAATTTGAAAGACCGATTTATAAAATTCCCTCTAACAATTCGGGAAATCCGGAATAAAATGGACGATTTTGAAGAGTCTTATCGAATACCCCAAATAATGGGAGCAATCGATGGATGTCATATAGAAATAAATGCCCCACCAGACAATCATGAAGATTATTTTAATCGTAAGCAGCATTACAGTGTGAATCTCCAAGGAATAGTcgattcaaatttaaaatttatacATGTTACAGTAGGTTATCCTGGCAGTATACATGATGCACGAGTTCTTCGGCTAAGTGGTCTTTATGATCTAGCAGAGAATGAACAAATTCTTAGCGGTCCGACACGCAATATAAATGGAACAGATATAAGGCCCCTTCTAGCAGGCGACAGTGCCTATCCACTAACGAACTGGCTAGTAAAACCCTATCCGGACAGAGGACGCCTGACTCCTGATCAGAGAAAGTTTAACGTCAAGTTCAGTGCGCTACGATCTGTAGTGGAAAGAGCATTTGGCACGTTGAAAGCTCGTTGGAGGATTGCATTGAAAAAGGTTGAACAAAAACCGAGCACCCTAAAAAAGACTGATTGCTGCGTGCGTTTTGCACAACATTTGTATTGA